In the genome of Leptospira dzoumogneensis, one region contains:
- the panC gene encoding pantoate--beta-alanine ligase — MIVSKDPNEVRNRILAWKSEKLSVGFAPTMGFLHEGHSNLFVRSSGENSKTVVSIFVNPAQFNDPEDYAKYPVNTEGDLEICKSSKVDLVFLPDKDAMYPGGIPEVELRIPHLMKNLDAITRPGHFEGVLLVLSRLFHIIPADRSYFGKKDYQQYLVVKDFVKALGFPMEIIGVDTVRSAEGLALSSRNARLTGPEKEEALLLIRALRLGESLIRQGEKDPSEVLTVMRDVLDSSSKIQTDYLEILDANTLGELTILKGEILLAVAAFLGQVRLIDNLTVKVS, encoded by the coding sequence ATGATCGTATCCAAGGATCCAAACGAAGTCAGAAATCGAATACTCGCCTGGAAGTCCGAAAAACTTTCGGTAGGTTTTGCTCCCACAATGGGTTTTTTGCATGAAGGACATTCGAATTTATTCGTTCGTTCGTCCGGCGAAAATTCCAAAACTGTAGTTTCTATTTTTGTAAATCCTGCGCAGTTCAACGATCCCGAAGATTATGCAAAATATCCGGTGAATACCGAAGGTGATCTGGAAATTTGTAAATCATCCAAGGTGGACCTGGTATTTTTACCGGATAAGGATGCAATGTATCCCGGTGGAATTCCCGAGGTAGAATTACGTATTCCTCATTTGATGAAAAATCTGGATGCAATAACTAGACCGGGTCATTTCGAAGGTGTACTTTTAGTTCTTTCTCGTTTATTTCATATAATCCCGGCAGATCGTTCTTATTTTGGTAAGAAAGATTACCAACAATATCTGGTAGTGAAAGATTTTGTGAAAGCTCTCGGTTTTCCAATGGAGATCATCGGGGTGGATACGGTTCGCTCCGCAGAAGGTTTAGCGCTTAGTTCTAGGAACGCTCGTCTGACCGGGCCTGAAAAAGAAGAAGCATTGCTGCTGATTCGAGCTTTACGTTTGGGGGAAAGTTTGATCCGACAAGGAGAAAAAGATCCTTCCGAAGTTCTGACGGTAATGAGAGATGTTTTGGACTCTTCTTCCAAAATACAAACCGATTATCTGGAAATTTTGGACGCAAACACATTAGGAGAACTTACTATTCTGAAAGGGGAAATACTTCTCGCTGTTGCTGCCTTTTTAGGGCAGGTAAGATTGATCGATAATCTAACCGTTAAGGTGTCTTAA
- a CDS encoding exodeoxyribonuclease III gives MKVFCLNCNGIRSASSKGLADMISSEKPDFVCFQETKAQPDQLDPELWEGLGYKAFFHSAVKKGYSGVSIWTKQEPKKVTYGLGLDEFDKEGRSVLVEFDSYTIWTVYFPSGTTGDVRQAAKMRFLEEFLKISAKLKKKHTNLILCGDVNIAHTEMDIHDPKGNAKNSGFLPEERAWVTKFLSTGWVDSFRELYPNKQEYTWWTFRAGARGNNKGWRIDYFFVTPELKSKLKKLTVKKDPILSDHAAMILEVDLPKK, from the coding sequence ATGAAAGTTTTCTGCCTGAACTGCAATGGGATCCGATCCGCCTCGAGTAAGGGTCTCGCGGACATGATCTCTTCCGAAAAACCCGATTTTGTATGTTTCCAAGAAACAAAAGCACAGCCGGACCAGCTAGATCCCGAACTTTGGGAAGGGCTTGGATATAAGGCGTTCTTCCATTCCGCAGTAAAAAAAGGTTACTCTGGAGTTTCTATTTGGACCAAACAGGAACCTAAAAAAGTTACCTATGGACTCGGCCTGGATGAATTCGATAAAGAAGGAAGAAGTGTACTTGTTGAATTCGATTCATATACGATCTGGACGGTTTACTTTCCTTCCGGAACCACGGGTGATGTGAGACAAGCTGCTAAGATGAGATTCTTGGAAGAATTCCTAAAAATTTCAGCAAAGTTAAAGAAGAAACATACGAACCTGATCCTATGCGGTGATGTGAATATCGCTCATACTGAAATGGACATTCATGATCCGAAAGGAAATGCAAAGAACAGCGGATTCCTACCGGAAGAAAGAGCCTGGGTGACCAAATTTCTTTCCACTGGCTGGGTGGACAGCTTTAGGGAATTATATCCGAATAAACAGGAATATACTTGGTGGACTTTCAGAGCCGGGGCAAGAGGCAATAATAAAGGTTGGAGGATCGATTACTTTTTTGTGACTCCAGAGCTTAAATCCAAACTCAAAAAACTCACAGTCAAAAAAGATCCTATCCTTTCAGATCATGCAGCGATGATCTTAGAAGTCGATCTTCCTAAAAAGTAA
- a CDS encoding lipoprotein LipL31: protein MKRLYISLTLLISFFSFANCGDGTPVIESIDGNKITTASFESALDTALDTLSRTQNIEKKNVIKFLTEEESKVPQSFLQLRNEFRKRKFFDRYHEMMVVKAAADKSGFSKRSDIKEILKFQEMQLIYGMYVAEQIESRIKITEQELNQGCQELRTKYKQAESLTLEQCYDAARAQIKGRKSEEVYKSVLDRIKETVAIKHNDKFDLEKYLDKEFSFAELSKEESPKVEETKAPEVSPPAPAPEATK from the coding sequence ATGAAACGGCTATATATATCCCTCACTTTACTAATATCTTTTTTCTCTTTCGCAAATTGCGGAGACGGTACTCCTGTCATCGAATCTATCGACGGCAATAAGATCACTACCGCAAGTTTTGAAAGTGCTTTGGACACCGCTTTGGATACTTTAAGCCGTACTCAAAACATCGAAAAAAAGAACGTTATCAAATTTTTAACCGAAGAAGAAAGCAAAGTTCCTCAAAGTTTTCTCCAACTCAGAAACGAATTCAGAAAAAGAAAGTTCTTTGATCGTTATCATGAGATGATGGTCGTTAAAGCTGCCGCGGACAAAAGTGGTTTCAGCAAAAGATCCGATATTAAAGAAATCTTAAAATTCCAAGAGATGCAGTTGATCTATGGAATGTATGTCGCTGAGCAGATCGAATCCAGAATTAAGATCACCGAGCAGGAATTGAACCAAGGTTGCCAAGAACTCCGCACTAAATATAAACAAGCAGAGTCCTTAACTCTGGAGCAGTGTTACGATGCAGCAAGAGCTCAGATCAAGGGAAGAAAATCGGAAGAAGTATATAAATCCGTTCTAGATAGAATTAAAGAAACTGTCGCTATCAAACATAACGATAAGTTCGATCTTGAAAAATATCTGGATAAAGAATTTAGCTTCGCCGAATTGAGCAAGGAAGAATCTCCTAAGGTCGAGGAGACCAAAGCACCGGAAGTTTCCCCTCCTGCACCGGCGCCTGAAGCTACTAAGTAA
- a CDS encoding diguanylate cyclase, translated as MFGPTKEKSESSAAIGESDKILILDDAPENCLLVERILKKAGYGDVISTQSPETALEWLGLQGNPENKKDISLLLLDILLPGGMNGLDILRTLSSKEEFSDLPVIIITAIHDTQTLESAFELGAIDYVTKPFDAHELRARVRSTLRLRHEMLQRKQRERDLEEITDKLSEAYQTLLRVSRTDGLSGIWNRRFFDEILEVEWKRACRSEKPISLLLLDIDFFKKFNDTYGHQAGDECIRQVAGVLKSTARRAGDFPARYGGEEFAVILPETDAEKAILVAENIRSRVQELKIPHEASQTSEFVSVSIGISTRMSGKDKDTVKFLEEADKALYQSKEAGRNRSTHFK; from the coding sequence ATGTTCGGACCCACGAAAGAAAAAAGCGAATCATCCGCAGCGATTGGCGAATCGGACAAAATTCTAATTCTGGACGATGCACCTGAAAACTGCCTGCTTGTGGAAAGGATCCTTAAAAAAGCAGGATACGGGGATGTGATTTCCACCCAATCACCTGAAACTGCCTTGGAATGGTTAGGCCTGCAAGGAAACCCTGAAAACAAAAAAGATATTTCACTTTTACTTTTGGACATTCTTCTTCCGGGAGGAATGAACGGTTTGGATATTCTTCGCACCTTAAGTTCTAAGGAAGAATTTTCGGATCTGCCTGTTATTATAATCACCGCAATCCACGATACCCAAACATTGGAATCCGCATTTGAATTGGGTGCGATCGATTACGTTACAAAACCTTTTGATGCTCATGAACTCAGAGCAAGGGTTCGTTCCACGCTCAGGCTCAGACATGAGATGCTGCAAAGAAAACAAAGAGAAAGAGATCTGGAAGAGATCACGGATAAACTTTCGGAAGCTTACCAAACTTTACTTAGAGTTTCCAGGACAGACGGTCTTTCCGGAATTTGGAACAGAAGATTTTTCGACGAGATCTTAGAAGTAGAATGGAAGAGAGCATGTCGTTCCGAAAAGCCGATCTCATTACTTTTATTAGATATAGATTTTTTCAAAAAATTCAATGATACTTACGGACACCAAGCTGGAGACGAATGTATCCGTCAGGTTGCAGGTGTTCTAAAAAGTACAGCAAGAAGAGCAGGGGACTTTCCCGCTCGTTACGGCGGAGAAGAATTCGCAGTGATCTTGCCGGAAACGGACGCAGAAAAAGCTATATTGGTTGCGGAGAATATCAGATCTCGAGTACAAGAACTAAAGATCCCTCATGAAGCTTCTCAAACTTCCGAATTTGTTTCCGTGAGTATTGGGATCAGTACTCGTATGTCCGGAAAAGATAAGGACACAGTAAAGTTTTTAGAAGAAGCGGACAAGGCCCTCTACCAATCCAAAGAAGCCGGAAGAAATAGAAGCACTCACTTCAAATAA
- the hisD gene encoding histidinol dehydrogenase has protein sequence MSIRIREVGKDFSFEPILQRAKQDLNDTLALVRPILDQVREGGDKAVYELTQKFDRIKPEKLVYPVSEWKGKADPELVAALEKAKENIEIFHKAQIPADLDVKVSGNTLGIRYTPIESVTVYAPGGKALYPSTILMGVIPAKIAGVKNIQIVTPPQKEGIPDGLYAAAKIAGADSIVTVGGAQGIAAASYGTETISRSEFVIGPGNKFVTAAKVLLSGQGVIGIDSPAGPSEVLVIADNFANPNWVAADLLSQAEHGEDSAAILCTDSLEFAKKVSAEIDKALKERPKREAIKRASIENESWILVFSNLEECVNFSNLYAPEHLEIQTENYHELFKKITHAGSVFLGPYSPVAMGDYISGTNHILPTAGGSRIFSSLGVLTFLKRVTYQEVTRDSLEKLYPYVKVLSEFEGLDEEHGNSVKVRLSQNGKP, from the coding sequence ATGAGCATTCGTATCAGGGAGGTAGGCAAGGATTTTTCCTTTGAACCCATTCTCCAGAGAGCAAAGCAGGATCTAAACGACACTTTGGCCCTGGTACGTCCTATTTTGGATCAGGTGAGAGAAGGCGGGGACAAGGCAGTCTATGAGCTTACCCAAAAATTCGATCGAATAAAACCTGAAAAATTGGTTTATCCAGTCTCCGAATGGAAGGGAAAAGCGGACCCGGAGCTTGTTGCCGCATTAGAAAAGGCAAAAGAGAATATTGAAATATTCCACAAGGCCCAAATCCCCGCCGACTTGGACGTAAAAGTTTCCGGAAATACATTAGGAATTCGTTATACTCCAATTGAATCTGTTACCGTATATGCTCCAGGTGGAAAGGCATTATATCCTTCTACCATTTTGATGGGAGTCATCCCTGCTAAGATCGCAGGTGTAAAAAATATCCAGATAGTTACTCCTCCTCAAAAGGAAGGTATACCTGATGGATTGTATGCAGCCGCTAAAATTGCGGGTGCAGATTCTATCGTAACAGTGGGTGGTGCGCAAGGTATTGCTGCCGCATCTTACGGAACGGAAACAATTTCACGCTCAGAGTTTGTGATCGGACCCGGGAATAAATTTGTGACTGCTGCTAAGGTTTTATTAAGCGGACAAGGTGTGATCGGAATAGACAGCCCCGCAGGTCCGAGCGAAGTTCTTGTGATCGCGGATAATTTCGCAAATCCGAACTGGGTAGCTGCAGACTTACTTTCCCAGGCAGAACATGGAGAAGATTCTGCAGCAATACTTTGCACTGATTCCTTGGAATTTGCTAAAAAGGTTTCTGCCGAAATAGACAAGGCTTTAAAAGAAAGACCTAAAAGAGAAGCTATCAAAAGAGCCTCCATCGAGAATGAAAGTTGGATACTCGTTTTTTCGAATTTAGAAGAATGTGTGAATTTCTCTAATCTATACGCTCCGGAACATTTGGAGATACAGACCGAAAACTATCACGAATTATTTAAGAAGATTACACATGCGGGTTCCGTGTTTTTAGGACCTTATTCTCCGGTTGCTATGGGAGATTATATCAGCGGAACAAATCATATTCTTCCGACTGCGGGGGGAAGCAGGATCTTTTCTTCTTTAGGAGTTCTCACATTCTTAAAAAGAGTGACCTACCAAGAAGTGACCAGGGACTCTTTGGAAAAATTATATCCTTATGTAAAAGTTCTCTCCGAATTCGAGGGTTTGGATGAGGAACATGGGAATTCAGTAAAAGTTCGTCTTTCTCAAAACGGAAAACCATGA
- a CDS encoding four-helix bundle copper-binding protein, producing MEQKISRKQILGLGATTMALLASSSVLGHDHGDKKSSKKKKAEKISVPGSAIEASSACILKGRVCISMCVDMLAEGHKEMADCLRSVEETVALCDAFVVLSSLGSASTKKLASICLESCERCAVQCDKHADHHEECKSCGEACKACISEFKKLLAA from the coding sequence TTGGAACAGAAAATATCTAGAAAACAAATCCTTGGCCTGGGTGCGACCACCATGGCTCTACTCGCAAGTTCTTCCGTTTTAGGACATGACCACGGGGATAAAAAATCTTCTAAAAAGAAGAAGGCCGAAAAAATTTCCGTGCCAGGCTCCGCGATCGAGGCCTCCTCCGCTTGTATCTTAAAAGGCAGAGTCTGCATCAGTATGTGCGTGGACATGCTGGCAGAAGGTCATAAGGAGATGGCGGATTGTCTTAGATCGGTCGAGGAAACAGTAGCATTATGTGATGCTTTCGTCGTATTGTCTTCACTGGGTTCCGCTTCTACTAAAAAATTAGCGTCCATTTGTTTGGAGTCTTGCGAAAGATGTGCAGTTCAATGTGATAAACACGCGGACCACCACGAAGAATGTAAGTCATGCGGCGAAGCTTGTAAGGCTTGTATTTCCGAATTCAAGAAGTTACTGGCTGCTTAA
- the uppP gene encoding undecaprenyl-diphosphatase UppP yields MNSYLNAIFRSVIEAITEFLPVSSTGHLFLFSSFYPFSEGGDFDDLFDIFIQSGAILSVVVLYREKFFEQGRSAVRYLLRREENKEGFLFLTRVTIGFLPIMAAGFLFRGFLDKIKAREDILAILGGAWLVGGILILASEFWFQKREKIKTSEPIGTKDAILIGIFQCLALVPGVSRSGATIVTARFLGKDTRSSAEFSFFVAVPVLFLAGAYKLFKHRAVLNWENLPILSLGFVLSFLLCFFVIKWFLKYLQTHSFTGFGWYRILLGISVLSFYKLVMQG; encoded by the coding sequence TTGAATTCATATCTAAACGCAATCTTCCGTAGCGTAATTGAAGCGATTACGGAATTCTTACCGGTGTCCTCCACAGGACACCTTTTCTTATTCTCCTCCTTCTATCCTTTTTCTGAGGGGGGGGATTTCGACGACTTATTCGATATATTCATCCAAAGCGGAGCAATTCTATCCGTGGTCGTTCTATATCGGGAGAAGTTCTTTGAACAGGGAAGATCGGCAGTACGTTACCTTCTCCGCAGAGAAGAAAACAAGGAAGGATTCCTTTTCTTAACCAGAGTTACGATCGGATTTTTGCCTATCATGGCGGCGGGATTCTTATTCAGAGGATTTTTAGATAAGATCAAAGCAAGAGAAGATATTTTGGCGATCTTGGGAGGAGCTTGGCTTGTTGGAGGAATTCTGATCTTAGCTTCGGAGTTCTGGTTCCAAAAAAGAGAGAAGATCAAAACAAGCGAGCCTATCGGAACAAAGGATGCGATATTGATCGGTATCTTCCAATGTTTGGCATTGGTCCCTGGAGTTTCCAGATCGGGAGCTACTATCGTGACTGCCAGATTTTTAGGAAAGGATACCAGAAGTTCCGCCGAGTTTTCCTTCTTTGTTGCAGTTCCGGTCCTATTCTTGGCCGGTGCTTATAAACTATTCAAACATAGGGCAGTGTTAAATTGGGAGAATCTGCCGATCTTAAGTTTGGGTTTTGTTCTTTCCTTCCTACTTTGTTTTTTCGTGATCAAATGGTTCTTAAAATACTTACAGACCCATTCCTTTACCGGATTCGGTTGGTATCGGATACTTCTTGGGATCTCAGTGCTTTCCTTCTACAAATTAGTGATGCAGGGCTGA
- the mfd gene encoding transcription-repair coupling factor, with translation MAKSVSTQSDWKKSLEDLFSSAKENSKISSVPNSVHSLLSSVIFQSQKNSKIVISPTNTESEFLFRESLSYLGPDLVCYLPGQEVLPYEYMRYPGEMKRERIQALARILSGEKVLVFTSVSGFLKTLPEASALMERSLSVKLGQEIQPENLMRDLVRLGYHRVDMCQAFGEFSLKGGILDVFSSFSADPIRIDFFGDEVESIRTFDPETQRSLENLEEAFLLPADEFILTDPQKEQYRNLILNADKSLHLPEIPDDAGGTYYEELIPMVRENKGILSFFKSKPGLIFPDANGVKERYSHLLREYDALYEKRSKEILCAPPSMLLRDKEESEILENGNGIKFTQLPPSKSEDLVCPLHQAPSFKGKIREVREKLKELKAEGGWKIILTSSFEAQTQRLLGLFESEGIRLLNSEASEPEPILLPNKSKEEVYLAVSEIRNGFLWEEEKLLFLSENDVFGREYKRKTRFKKQNSKAIQSFLDLKEGDFVVHVNHGVGKFLKIERVNAGGKERDFLKLEYYGGDTLFVPLDQISLVQRFVGGTERPRLDSLGKSTWKKTKDRVQKAVEGLAEDLVHMYSNRIKLQGYAFPPDTIYQEEFEAEFEYEETPDQIEAIEAVKKDLESIKPMDRLICGDVGYGKTEVAIRAAFKVAMAGKQILMLAPTTILALQHYNNMKKRFENYPITVELVSRLRTAAETRDVLKRFASGKVDMLIGTHAVLANSVQPKNLGLLIIDEEQRFGVNHKESIKKIKNLVDVLTLTATPIPRTLHMALTGIRELSIIATPPKNRQSVETYVIEEDEEVLRDAIRTELAREGQVFYLYNRVESIEQETKRLNEIVPEAAIGVLHGQMTEDEIEETLVDFYARKFDILVTTTIIESGIDIPNVNTLIVKRADLFGLSQLYQIRGRVGRSDRKAFAYLLLPKDRVVTEDAEKRLNTIYEYQELGSGFKVAMRDLEIRGAGNLLGKEQSGDIMEVGFDLYVQMLEEAIARIKGEEVKIEVRTAINLDSNFFIPESYIPDTRQKIEFYKRFEGARDLDEIEEVTQEMTDRFGEPPEEAKTFLMLEKIRTLASVLGFESVSELGEEIRLKLGTHFLGSYDKIVNLISARMGLTMNPREPNVLIYVPGKANQKDKLVKLVYFLTEMLPDKK, from the coding sequence ATGGCTAAGTCTGTTTCCACTCAATCCGATTGGAAAAAATCTCTGGAAGATCTTTTCTCTTCCGCAAAAGAGAATTCTAAAATTTCCTCCGTCCCGAATTCGGTTCATTCACTTCTATCTTCCGTTATCTTTCAGTCCCAGAAAAATTCCAAAATCGTAATCTCTCCTACGAATACCGAGTCTGAGTTCTTATTTAGAGAATCTTTAAGTTATTTAGGGCCGGATCTTGTTTGTTATCTTCCGGGTCAGGAAGTTTTACCTTACGAATACATGCGTTATCCGGGGGAAATGAAAAGGGAAAGGATACAAGCTCTTGCTCGTATCTTATCCGGAGAAAAAGTTTTAGTATTCACTTCCGTTTCCGGTTTTTTGAAAACTCTTCCGGAAGCTTCCGCTCTGATGGAAAGATCTTTGTCCGTAAAATTAGGGCAAGAGATACAACCTGAAAACTTAATGAGAGATCTTGTCCGACTTGGTTATCACAGAGTAGACATGTGCCAGGCATTCGGCGAGTTCAGTTTGAAGGGAGGGATCTTGGATGTATTTTCTTCCTTCTCCGCTGATCCGATCCGTATCGATTTTTTCGGAGATGAGGTGGAATCCATTCGAACATTCGATCCGGAAACCCAAAGATCCTTGGAAAATTTGGAAGAGGCGTTTCTTCTTCCTGCGGATGAATTCATTCTGACTGATCCTCAAAAAGAACAATATAGAAATCTGATCTTAAACGCGGATAAATCACTTCATTTACCTGAAATTCCTGATGATGCAGGCGGGACCTATTACGAAGAACTCATTCCTATGGTCCGGGAGAATAAGGGAATATTATCTTTTTTTAAATCTAAACCCGGTTTGATCTTTCCGGATGCAAACGGAGTGAAAGAAAGATATTCTCATCTATTGAGAGAATATGACGCACTTTATGAAAAAAGAAGTAAGGAGATCTTATGCGCTCCTCCTTCTATGCTGTTAAGAGATAAAGAAGAATCCGAAATTTTAGAAAATGGAAACGGTATCAAATTTACTCAACTTCCTCCGAGTAAGTCGGAAGATTTGGTATGTCCTTTACATCAGGCTCCTTCTTTTAAGGGAAAGATCAGGGAAGTCCGAGAAAAACTGAAAGAATTGAAAGCAGAAGGCGGCTGGAAGATCATTCTAACTTCTTCCTTTGAAGCCCAGACACAAAGGCTTTTGGGACTTTTTGAATCGGAAGGAATTCGTTTATTAAATTCGGAGGCTTCCGAACCGGAACCAATCCTTCTTCCAAACAAATCCAAAGAAGAAGTATATTTAGCGGTTTCGGAAATACGGAACGGTTTTTTATGGGAAGAGGAAAAACTTTTATTCTTATCCGAGAACGACGTATTCGGAAGGGAATACAAACGTAAGACCAGATTCAAAAAACAAAACAGCAAGGCCATCCAAAGTTTCTTGGATCTGAAAGAGGGAGACTTCGTGGTACATGTGAACCATGGGGTCGGAAAATTCCTCAAAATAGAAAGAGTAAATGCAGGTGGAAAAGAAAGGGACTTTCTAAAACTGGAATATTACGGCGGTGATACGTTATTCGTTCCTTTGGACCAGATCTCTCTCGTCCAGAGATTCGTTGGTGGAACCGAAAGGCCTAGGCTGGACAGTCTTGGAAAAAGCACCTGGAAAAAAACTAAGGATAGGGTCCAAAAAGCGGTCGAGGGTCTTGCAGAAGATCTGGTCCATATGTATTCCAATAGGATCAAACTACAAGGGTATGCTTTCCCTCCGGATACAATTTATCAGGAAGAGTTCGAAGCGGAATTCGAATACGAGGAAACTCCAGACCAGATAGAAGCGATAGAAGCCGTTAAAAAAGATCTAGAATCCATTAAGCCTATGGATCGTTTGATCTGCGGGGATGTAGGTTACGGAAAAACGGAAGTTGCGATCCGTGCGGCTTTCAAAGTGGCGATGGCAGGTAAACAGATACTCATGCTTGCACCTACTACAATCCTTGCCTTACAACATTATAATAATATGAAAAAGAGATTCGAGAACTATCCGATCACTGTGGAACTAGTTTCTCGTCTTAGAACTGCGGCGGAAACCAGAGACGTTTTGAAACGTTTTGCTTCCGGGAAAGTGGATATGCTTATCGGAACTCATGCGGTTTTAGCGAATTCAGTCCAGCCTAAAAACCTTGGACTACTCATCATAGACGAAGAGCAAAGATTCGGTGTGAACCATAAGGAATCCATTAAGAAGATCAAAAATCTTGTGGATGTTCTCACACTCACTGCGACCCCGATCCCTAGAACACTTCATATGGCTCTTACCGGGATCAGAGAACTTTCCATCATTGCGACTCCTCCTAAGAACAGACAAAGTGTGGAAACCTATGTGATCGAAGAGGATGAAGAGGTCCTAAGAGATGCGATCCGCACGGAACTTGCAAGAGAAGGACAAGTATTCTATCTTTATAATAGAGTAGAATCCATTGAACAAGAGACTAAAAGATTAAACGAGATCGTGCCGGAGGCAGCCATAGGAGTTCTTCACGGTCAGATGACTGAGGACGAGATCGAAGAAACTTTGGTGGATTTTTACGCACGCAAATTCGATATTTTAGTCACCACTACCATCATTGAATCCGGGATAGATATCCCGAATGTGAATACTCTGATCGTAAAAAGAGCGGATCTATTCGGACTTTCTCAGTTGTATCAGATCCGAGGCAGGGTGGGAAGAAGTGACAGAAAAGCGTTTGCATACCTTCTTCTTCCTAAGGACAGAGTGGTGACCGAGGACGCGGAAAAACGTCTGAATACCATTTACGAATACCAAGAGCTTGGTTCAGGTTTTAAGGTTGCGATGCGTGACTTGGAGATCCGAGGTGCCGGAAATCTTTTGGGTAAAGAACAATCAGGCGATATCATGGAAGTGGGCTTCGATCTGTACGTGCAGATGTTGGAAGAAGCGATCGCTCGTATCAAAGGAGAAGAAGTGAAAATTGAAGTACGAACTGCTATCAATTTGGATTCTAACTTCTTCATACCCGAATCTTACATACCGGATACAAGACAGAAGATAGAATTTTACAAACGATTCGAAGGCGCAAGAGACCTGGACGAAATAGAAGAAGTCACCCAGGAAATGACGGACCGTTTCGGAGAACCTCCGGAAGAGGCAAAAACTTTCTTAATGTTGGAGAAGATCAGGACCTTGGCCTCCGTCTTGGGATTCGAATCCGTATCCGAGTTAGGGGAGGAAATCCGTTTGAAATTAGGGACTCATTTTTTAGGAAGTTATGACAAAATCGTAAACTTGATCTCCGCTCGGATGGGTCTTACTATGAATCCTAGAGAACCGAATGTACTAATATACGTTCCAGGGAAAGCCAACCAAAAGGACAAACTTGTGAAACTTGTGTACTTCTTAACGGAAATGTTACCCGACAAAAAGTAA